The following are encoded in a window of Panthera leo isolate Ple1 chromosome B2, P.leo_Ple1_pat1.1, whole genome shotgun sequence genomic DNA:
- the PSMB9 gene encoding proteasome subunit beta type-9 isoform X1, translating to MLRSGEVHTGTTIMAVEFDGGVVVGSDSRVSVGKAVVNRVFNKLSPLHQHIYCALSGSAADAQAMVDMAAYQLELHGLELEECPLVLAAANVVRNISYKYREDLSAHLIVAGWDQRDGGQVYGTLGGMLTRQPFAIGGSGSTYIYGYVDAAYKPGMSPEECRCFTTKAIALAMNRDGSSGGVIYLATITAAGVDHQVILGNELPKFYDK from the exons ACGACCATCATGGCAGTGGAGTTCGACGGAGGTGTTGTGGTGGGTTCTGACTCCCGGGTGTCTGTAGG AAAGGCAGTGGTAAACCGAGTGTTTAACAAGCTGTCTCCACTACATCAACACATCTATTGTGCTCTCTCTGGTTCGGCTGCTGATGCCCAAGCCATGGTTGACATGGCCGCCTACCAACTGGAGCTCCATGG GTTGGAACTGGAAGAATGTCCGCTTGTTCTAGCTGCTGCCAACGTGGTAAGGAATATCTCTTATAAATATCGGGAGGACCTGTCTGCACATCTCATAGTAGCTGGCTGGGACCAACGTGACGGGGGCCAG GTGTATGGAACCCTGGGAGGAATGCTGACTCGGCAGCCCTTTGCCATCGGTGGCTCTGGCAGCACCTATATCTACGGTTATGTGGATGCGGCATATAAACCAGGCATGTCCCCTGAGGAGTGCAGGTGTTTCACCACCAAAG CTATCGCTCTGGCCATGAACCGGGATGGCTCTAGTGGGGGTGTCATCTACCTGGCCACTATCACAGCTGCTGGTGTGGACCATCAAGTAATTTTGGGTAATGAGCTGCCGAAATTCTATGACAAGTGA
- the PSMB9 gene encoding proteasome subunit beta type-9 isoform X2, whose translation MAVEFDGGVVVGSDSRVSVGKAVVNRVFNKLSPLHQHIYCALSGSAADAQAMVDMAAYQLELHGLELEECPLVLAAANVVRNISYKYREDLSAHLIVAGWDQRDGGQVYGTLGGMLTRQPFAIGGSGSTYIYGYVDAAYKPGMSPEECRCFTTKAIALAMNRDGSSGGVIYLATITAAGVDHQVILGNELPKFYDK comes from the exons ATGGCAGTGGAGTTCGACGGAGGTGTTGTGGTGGGTTCTGACTCCCGGGTGTCTGTAGG AAAGGCAGTGGTAAACCGAGTGTTTAACAAGCTGTCTCCACTACATCAACACATCTATTGTGCTCTCTCTGGTTCGGCTGCTGATGCCCAAGCCATGGTTGACATGGCCGCCTACCAACTGGAGCTCCATGG GTTGGAACTGGAAGAATGTCCGCTTGTTCTAGCTGCTGCCAACGTGGTAAGGAATATCTCTTATAAATATCGGGAGGACCTGTCTGCACATCTCATAGTAGCTGGCTGGGACCAACGTGACGGGGGCCAG GTGTATGGAACCCTGGGAGGAATGCTGACTCGGCAGCCCTTTGCCATCGGTGGCTCTGGCAGCACCTATATCTACGGTTATGTGGATGCGGCATATAAACCAGGCATGTCCCCTGAGGAGTGCAGGTGTTTCACCACCAAAG CTATCGCTCTGGCCATGAACCGGGATGGCTCTAGTGGGGGTGTCATCTACCTGGCCACTATCACAGCTGCTGGTGTGGACCATCAAGTAATTTTGGGTAATGAGCTGCCGAAATTCTATGACAAGTGA